The following DNA comes from bacterium.
AGCGTGAGGATCGGCGAGACGGCCTTCCGCCATGTCCATGGGATGAGCGCCTATGAATATCGCGCGCGGAACCCGGAGGCGGGAGCCATCTTCGACCAAGCAATGACGGCGCTCTCGCGCGGCACGAACGAAGTTCTCCTCGACGCCTACGACTTCGGGCGCTTCCGATGCGTCGTGGACCTGGGCGGCGGCCAGGGCGCGCTGTTAGCGGCCATCCTCGCAAAGCACCGTTCAGTCCGCGGCGTCCTCTTCGATCAGCCGCATGTCGTTGAGGGAGCCGAACACGTCCTCAAGGCGGCGGGCGTTGCGGACCGGTGCCGGATCGTGGCCGGCAGTTTCTTCGAAGGAGTCCCGAACGGCGGGGATGCCTACACCCTGAAGTTCGTGCTCCACAATTGGGCGGACGAGGAGGCCGTCGCAATTCTCCGGATGTGCCGGCGGGCGATCGCACCGGATGGGGCTCTGCTAGCCATCGAACGAGAGGTCGGCCCGCCCAACGAGGACCCGCGGGTCAAGTTGGGCGACCTGAACATGCTCGTCGGACCGGGAGGGAGGGAGCGCACCCGCAAGGAGTTCGAGGCGCTGTTCGCCGCGGGCGGCTTCCGGCTCGTGGGAGCGACGCCGACGCAGGCTCAAATAAGCATCATCGAGGGGGTTCCTGGTCCGATGTAACCTCTCGCAACCGCATGATAGGCGCTGCTTCGACGACCCCTCCCTCTATACGCACGTTTGCCAACGAGGTGAATTGAACCGTACATCTCCGTATCCGGATGGAGTGGCCATGGCCCGACATCGCGGCGGTCGAGTACTCGCGATTTGCGTGCTGGTCACTTTTGTCGTCGCTGTGTTCTTCGGCGCTCCTGCGTGCGCGGACGACGCGATCGACGTCCAAGCCATCGATGCTTTGATGCTACGATTGATGGCGACGTACGGCGTGCCGGGGGCGTCGCTCGCGCTGATCAAAGACGGTCGGGTTGTGCTAGAGAGAGGATACGGTTATCGAGATCTGGCGACTCACGCGCCCGTCACCACGGGCACACTTTTCAGCATCGGGTCCATTTCGAAGTCGTTCACGGCACTCGGCATCGCACAGTTGGTGGATCAGCACAAAGTCGATCTCGATACACCGATCATTAAGTACGTGCCCGAGTTACGGCTCAGCGATCCCGGCGTGACGCAGAGGGTGACGTTGCGGCAGCTGCTGTCCCACACCAGCGGCCTTCCGCCCGACGCAAAGTGGAACACGCCGGCGGCGGATGCAAGTCACCAGCAAATCGTCCACGACATGGCAACGGTGCCGATCACCGCGGCGCCGGGCGCACGGTTTCAGTACTGCACCCAGTGCTTTCTGCTGGCGGCCTACGTTCTGGAACGGATGACGGGCCAATCCTGGGAGGCGTATACGCGGGCGCACATCTTCGGACCGCTCGGGATGGCGACCGCGTCATTCGGGTCCTTTGGTCTTGAGCGGGCTCAAGACGCGGCTCAGCCGTACCGACCATATGTTTTCGGCCAGGTACCGGTGCTTTGGGAAGCACTCCGATGGATGGAACCTCTGGCGCCCGGAGGGGGCATCGATGCCAGCGTCGCCGACATGGCGCGGTATGCGCTGTTTCAACTCGGCGACGGCACGGCGTCGGGCCGGCAGTTGGTCTCGCCGCCCATGCTGGCGGAATTGCACCGTCCGGAGATCGCTACACGCGACTCTCCAGCCGAGGACATCCGCTACGCGCTGGGATGGTTCACCTCAGAGCATCGGGGGGTGCACCTCATTTTCCATAGCGGCAGGAACCCCGGCTTCCGGGCCAACATCACGCTTGTTCCATCCGTCAAGGCAGGGCTGGTCATTCTTGCCAACGCGGAGGGGGCAGGTTTGTTTGTCCAGGCGGTTCGACTAACTCTCGTGGATGAGCTGCTGGAAATGACGCCGCGACACGATCTGGCTCATTGGATCAATTGCGGATAGATCACTTCGTGGCGCCCCTGTGCCGAGATTAGTTCCTGACCGACATCGGTGACCGGAACGATTTCGAATCCCTGCCGGAACGGGTAGCAGCGCAACCAAGTTCCGGCAGCTTGGTCGGTCTCTGCAGTTTAGCACGGGGAAGAGATAGGGCCAGCTGTTGGCTGAAAAAGTACCTCGATGTGTTTGCTGAACATATCTGAGAAACTGAGCTGAGCCTGCAGTTCCGATTTGACCACGCGCTGAGAACCTCGAGTATGTGTCGAATGTCTTTCTTGATACAGGTTTGCGCGATGATGACGCTGGGGAGGCGCATATCTAATGGGCGAAGTCCACAACCAGCCCTTTCGGCTCTCGTTCAACACCGCGTTGAAGATCGAGTCCAAGGGATCGCGGGTCACCTCCGATGGCGGGCTGATCCTCGTACGCGAGCTGGACGAACGGTTGGGCTCCAGCGCCCTCATCGTACAGCACTTGACCGATCCGCGGGGCTCGAAACATCCAGTTCCCGCTCGCCGAACCTGGTCCCGTAATCAATCTACCGCCGATTGGTGGGGCAGGAAGCCAAAACGAAAATTCCGGTCAGCGTGCTTTGCCTCAGGGAGCCCGCCGGCTGAGCGGCGAGCCGCCGCATCGCCCCGCGCCGGCACCCGGCCCGCGTACCTGCTCCTTCCTGCGCGGACCCCCTTGGACGCGCCGTCACCGCGCCCGCGGACATGACGGCTGAGCCGGTCGAAGCGTTGATCCGCGGCGTACCATTCTTCAGTGCGCTCGACCGCCTGGACGTTGCACGCCTGACCGGGGCGCTGGAGGAGGTGGCGTTCGCCGCCGACACGGTCATCTTCTCCGAGGGAGCCGACGCCGACGCGCTCTACCTTCTCGACGAAGGTCAGGTGACCGTAAGCGTCCGCGGACCCACGGGCGAGCGGTCGGTCGCCACGCTCCGGGCACCCGCGCATTTCGGCGAGCTTGGCCTGCTGCTCGGGCGCCGCACGGGGTCGGCCCGCGCCGCGACCGACGTGCGCGCCTGGAAACTATCCCGGGAGCGATTCGAGCGGGTGGCCAGGGAGCGGGGCCACCTCGGGCTTATGATGGCCACATCGCTCGCGGAACTGCTCGACCGCCGTTCGCGAGAGCACGCGGGCGTTCCAATCACGACGGCGACGGCGCTTCCGATCCGTCTCGATGCTCCCCGCCCCGCGCCATCGCGCCTGCGGCGAAATTTGTCGTTCGCCCTCGCGATCGGCGTCCCCGTCGTCCTCTGGACGGTGTCCCCGCCGGCCGGACTGACCGCCAGAGGGTGGCACG
Coding sequences within:
- a CDS encoding methyltransferase, with the protein product MALLTLINGFQVSQAIHVAARLGIADLLTGGPRSSEDLAAATGAHAPSLYRLLRALASVGVLREDTDRRFSLTPLGDCLRSDSRSPVGPWASYIGEPAYRLAWGQLEHSVRIGETAFRHVHGMSAYEYRARNPEAGAIFDQAMTALSRGTNEVLLDAYDFGRFRCVVDLGGGQGALLAAILAKHRSVRGVLFDQPHVVEGAEHVLKAAGVADRCRIVAGSFFEGVPNGGDAYTLKFVLHNWADEEAVAILRMCRRAIAPDGALLAIEREVGPPNEDPRVKLGDLNMLVGPGGRERTRKEFEALFAAGGFRLVGATPTQAQISIIEGVPGPM
- a CDS encoding serine hydrolase domain-containing protein, coding for MARHRGGRVLAICVLVTFVVAVFFGAPACADDAIDVQAIDALMLRLMATYGVPGASLALIKDGRVVLERGYGYRDLATHAPVTTGTLFSIGSISKSFTALGIAQLVDQHKVDLDTPIIKYVPELRLSDPGVTQRVTLRQLLSHTSGLPPDAKWNTPAADASHQQIVHDMATVPITAAPGARFQYCTQCFLLAAYVLERMTGQSWEAYTRAHIFGPLGMATASFGSFGLERAQDAAQPYRPYVFGQVPVLWEALRWMEPLAPGGGIDASVADMARYALFQLGDGTASGRQLVSPPMLAELHRPEIATRDSPAEDIRYALGWFTSEHRGVHLIFHSGRNPGFRANITLVPSVKAGLVILANAEGAGLFVQAVRLTLVDELLEMTPRHDLAHWINCG